In one window of Ruminococcus hominis DNA:
- a CDS encoding PAS domain-containing protein, producing the protein MAKSKKKKIHKKIDGQLLQMNKKFSNLKMKQKDKITGWVYEEYKKYVTEHDKAPDSLADEQIVEAVLDKINEAQIWIPDGEIYDYYRRKKPHLQKRLDNEKVIKFKSYVNFYKSIVDQDRASVVICNLKHEIIYMNPAAVISYAKRGGDKLVGRSLLDCHNPESRDKIQQVVDWFAVDESHNIVFTFHNEKQNKDVYMVALRDDGKLIGYYEKHEYRNAETMKQYDLW; encoded by the coding sequence ATGGCGAAAAGTAAGAAGAAAAAAATACATAAAAAGATAGATGGTCAGCTTTTACAGATGAACAAGAAGTTTAGTAATCTCAAGATGAAACAGAAGGATAAGATTACAGGCTGGGTGTATGAAGAATACAAAAAGTATGTAACAGAACATGATAAAGCACCTGATTCGCTGGCAGATGAACAGATTGTTGAAGCTGTACTTGATAAGATAAATGAGGCACAAATCTGGATACCAGATGGAGAAATATACGATTATTATCGAAGAAAGAAACCACATCTTCAAAAGAGGCTGGATAATGAAAAGGTGATTAAGTTTAAATCTTATGTCAACTTTTATAAAAGTATTGTTGATCAGGACAGGGCATCTGTTGTTATATGCAATCTTAAACATGAGATTATTTACATGAATCCGGCAGCTGTTATCAGTTATGCGAAGCGAGGTGGCGATAAACTTGTTGGAAGAAGTCTGTTAGATTGTCATAATCCGGAATCAAGAGATAAAATACAGCAGGTAGTGGACTGGTTTGCAGTAGATGAAAGTCATAATATCGTTTTTACTTTTCACAATGAGAAACAGAATAAAGATGTTTATATGGTGGCACTCAGAGATGATGGGAAGTTGATAGGATATTATGAGAAACATGAATATCGAAATGCAGAGACTATGAAACAATACGATTTATGGTGA
- a CDS encoding DUF4186 family protein — protein sequence MTKDERYKQLFERLDNSKFRSSFHLKQKDIDYINEKGCGRPVDDPA from the coding sequence ATGACGAAGGATGAAAGGTATAAGCAATTATTTGAACGACTAGATAATTCCAAGTTCCGAAGCAGTTTCCATCTAAAGCAGAAAGATATTGATTACATAAACGAAAAAGGTTGCGGTCGTCCAGTGGACGACCCTGCGTAG
- a CDS encoding DUF4186 family protein, with protein sequence MERIRQHVEDFISKREAPAYIANDGKQTPMRGHPVFIAQHATATCCRECIRKWHKMQPGKELSQV encoded by the coding sequence ATGGAGAGAATCAGACAACATGTAGAGGATTTTATCTCAAAAAGAGAAGCTCCGGCGTATATAGCAAATGATGGCAAGCAGACTCCAATGCGTGGGCATCCGGTATTTATTGCCCAGCATGCAACTGCAACATGTTGCAGAGAGTGCATTCGGAAGTGGCATAAAATGCAACCGGGAAAAGAACTAAGCCAAGTGTAG
- a CDS encoding pyridoxamine 5'-phosphate oxidase family protein — translation MERVVNFLKEAETYYLATVEGDQPRVRPFGTAHIFDGKLYIQTGKVKDVSKQIHANPKVEICTFKNGEWLRVAGELVEDDRREARQSMLDAYPSLQNMYSADDGNTEVFYFKNATATFSSFTHEPEVVKF, via the coding sequence ATGGAACGAGTAGTAAATTTTTTGAAAGAAGCAGAAACATATTATTTGGCAACAGTGGAAGGAGACCAGCCAAGGGTAAGACCTTTTGGAACAGCACATATTTTTGATGGAAAACTGTATATTCAGACCGGAAAGGTGAAAGATGTTTCAAAACAGATTCATGCAAATCCAAAGGTAGAAATCTGTACATTTAAGAATGGAGAGTGGCTTCGTGTAGCAGGAGAACTTGTAGAAGATGATAGAAGAGAAGCAAGACAGTCTATGCTTGATGCTTATCCATCTTTACAGAATATGTACTCAGCAGATGATGGAAATACAGAGGTGTTCTATTTTAAGAATGCGACAGCTACATTTTCATCATTTACACATGAACCGGAAGTAGTGAAGTTCTAA
- a CDS encoding DUF6219 family protein, producing MKAHKYWSLGALLTMFGTFYTGHKGAKSSHKYFAVSSLICMVMAIYSGHKMLSGKKKTKKKLANAENE from the coding sequence ATGAAAGCACATAAATATTGGTCACTTGGAGCATTACTCACAATGTTTGGCACTTTTTATACCGGCCACAAAGGAGCAAAATCAAGTCATAAATATTTTGCGGTTAGTTCTTTGATTTGCATGGTTATGGCTATTTATTCAGGACATAAAATGCTTTCTGGGAAAAAGAAAACCAAGAAAAAATTGGCGAATGCAGAAAATGAATAA
- a CDS encoding DUF188 domain-containing protein: MQIFVDADACPVVGIIETIAEKYNIPTTLLCDTNHILYSNYSEVIVVGAGADAIHQSGKWYTNNNIDQMLMERHLNKKARRSSHKNHIKGPKKRTEEDDVRFAQSFEKMLMMVQEAVFLNGKTFFHAIWCKCDRVE; this comes from the coding sequence GTGCAGATATTTGTAGATGCAGATGCATGTCCGGTAGTAGGTATTATCGAGACAATAGCAGAGAAATATAATATTCCAACTACATTGCTGTGTGATACGAATCATATTTTGTATTCTAATTATAGCGAAGTGATTGTAGTAGGGGCAGGAGCAGATGCCATTCATCAATCGGGTAAATGGTACACGAATAACAATATTGATCAGATGCTCATGGAACGTCATTTGAATAAAAAAGCCAGAAGAAGTTCCCATAAGAATCATATCAAGGGACCGAAAAAACGAACAGAAGAAGATGATGTAAGGTTTGCACAGTCTTTTGAAAAAATGCTCATGATGGTACAGGAAGCAGTTTTTTTAAATGGCAAGACTTTCTTTCATGCCATTTGGTGCAAGTGTGATAGGGTAGAGTAA